A stretch of Triticum aestivum cultivar Chinese Spring chromosome 1D, IWGSC CS RefSeq v2.1, whole genome shotgun sequence DNA encodes these proteins:
- the LOC123183347 gene encoding L-type lectin-domain containing receptor kinase IX.1 codes for MAELKLCLCFLLLCVHVHHATAISFSYNSFRSGDFREEDDAMVTDGRIELVGDEAGGRARGRVLYKQAVQLWDGVKGETASFTTSFNFSIQSLPGRSSTPGHGMTFFVAPYMPEMPQESYDGCLGLFDEKHAPKNGTTIISANASGSASFVAVEFDTHRDAWDPSSRYIGVDVNNVDSRGNFRILPEGSLVDAGVMSSTVTYDNATSWLDVVLRDSGAEYALGATVDLRSLLPEQVALGFSAATGDAFGSSHTLLSWSFHSTLPTRNYTALPSTSSTKKATLPLIAGVAAAAVVALLLAVTVAVLLRRASRRNRQTDDKDMLAGDMTPDSLDADGDEFGSSTGPRPIPYASLAAATRNFAEEGRLGQGGSGSVYRGHMKELGGRDVAVKVFLRGASLEGRKEYRSEVTIISRLRHRNHVQLTGWCHGRRRLLLVYELVHNGSLDGYLYSNTKNDVLTWQVRYQIILGLASAVLYLHQEWDQCVVHGDIKPSNIMLDESFNTKLGDFGLSRLIDHGMSLQTMTAMAGTPGYLDPECVITGKASTESDMYSFGVTLLEIVCGRRPMAPPSAGARDGQVFRLLEWVWDLYGRGAALDAADERLGGVFDRWEMERVVAVGLWSAHPDPKMRPAMRQAAEALQSRKFRMPVLPSKMPVAVYLQPFGDSAMEYGDSTTTVGSGVTTQQYSSTSCTTATQSSNTSMPAAVSEELNPNIE; via the exons ATGGCTGAGCTGAAGCTATGCTTGTGCTTCTTGCTCCTCTGTGTACATGTCCATCATGCGACCGCTATCTCGTTCAGCTACAACTCCTTCCGCTCCGGTGATTTCAGAGAGGAGGATGACGCGATGGTCACCGACGGCAGGATTGAGCTCGTCGGCGACGAGGCCGGCGGTCGAGCAAGGGGCCGCGTCCTGTACaagcaggcggtgcagctctgggaCGGCGTCAAGGGCGAGACGGCCAGCTTCACCACGAGCTTCAACTTCAGCATCCAGTCCCTGCCTGGCCGGAGCAGCACCCCCGGGCACGGCATGACGTTCTTCGTCGCGCCCTACATGCCCGAAATGCCGCAGGAGTCCTACGACGGCTGCCTTGGGCTCTTCGACGAGAAACATGCCCCGAAGAACGGGACGACGATTATCTCGGCCAACGCCTCCGGCAGCGCCAGCTTCGTCGCCGTAGAGTTCGACACCCACCGTGACGCGTGGGACCCCAGCAGCCGGTACATCGGCGTAGACGTGAACAACGTCGACTCACGCGGCAACTTCAGGATCTTGCCGGAAGGCAGCCTCGTGGACGCCGGCGTGATGTCTTCGACGGTGACCTACGACAACGCCACGTCGTGGCTGGACGTCGTCCTCCGCGACAGTGGTGCCGAGTATGCCCTCGGCGCCACCGTCGACTTGCGAAGCTTGCTGCCGGAGCAGGTCGCGTTAGGCTTCTCGGCGGCCACCGGTGATGCCTTCGGCAGCAGTCACACGTTACTCTCGTGGTCCTTCCACTCCACGCTCCCGACAAGGAACTACACGGCCCTCCCATCTACCTCGTCAACCAAGAAGGCCACCCTACCACTCATAGCCGGGGTTGCCGCCGCAGCCGTGGTGGCGCTCCTGCTCGCGGTCACCGTGGCGGTGCTGCTCCGTCGTGCGAGCAGGAGAAACAGGCAAACAGACGACAAAGACATGCTCGCCGGCGACATGACTCCGGACTCCCTCGATGCCGACGGCGATGAGTTCGGTTCCAGCACGGGACCCCGGCCGATCCCGTACGCCAGCCTAGCGGCGGCGACGAGGAACTTCGCGGAGGAAGGGAGGCTGGGGCAGGGCGGATCCGGGTCGGTGTACCGGGGCCACATGAAAGAACTCGGCGGCCGCGATGTCGCGGTCAAGGTATTCCTCCGAGGGGCGTCCTTGGAGGGGAGGAAGGAGTACAGGTCGGAGGTCACCATCATCAGCAGACTGCGTCACCGGAATCATGTGCAGCTAACCGGCTGGTGCCATGGCCGCAGGCGGCTGCTGCTGGTCTACGAGCTCGTCCACAACGGCAGCCTCGATGGGTACCTCTACAGCAACACCAAAAACGACGTTCTGACTTGGCAAGTTAG ATACCAGATCATTCTTGGACTGGCGTCTGCCGTGCTGTACCTCCACCAAGAATGGGATCAATGCGTCGTCCATGGTGACATTAAGCCGAGCAACATCATGCTGGACGAGTCCTTCAACACCAAGCTAGGCGACTTTGGCCTGTCGCGGCTCATCGACCACGGCATGAGCTTGCAGACAATGACCGCCATGGCGGGAACCCCGGGCTACCTCGACCCGGAGTGCGTCATCACCGGTAAGGCGTCCACCGAGTCCGACATGTACAGCTTCGGTGTCACGCTGCTGGAGATCGTGTGCGGGCGGCGACCGATGGCGCCGCCCAGCGCCGGTGCGAGGGACGGCCAGGTGTTCCGGCTGCTGGAGTGGGTTTGGGACCTCTATGGCAGGggcgccgccctcgacgccgctgACGAGCGTCTCGGCGGCGTGTTCGACCGGTGGGAGATGGAGAGGGTGGTAGCCGTTGGGCTGTGGTCCGCGCACCCGGACCCAAAGATGAGGCCGGCGATGAGGCAGGCAGCCGAGGCGCTGCAGTCAAGGAAGTTCAGGATGCCGGTGCTGCCGTCCAAGATGCCGGTGGCCGTGTACCTGCAGCCTTTCGGAGATTCCGCCATGGAGTACGGCGACAGCACCACCACGGTTGGGTCCGGGGTTACCACGCAGCAGTACTCGTCGACCAGCTGTACAACAGCGACGCAATCTTCAAATACTAGCATGCCGGCGGCTGTAAGTGAGGAGTTGAACCCCAATATAGAGTAG